A window of Mangifera indica cultivar Alphonso chromosome 13, CATAS_Mindica_2.1, whole genome shotgun sequence contains these coding sequences:
- the LOC123194685 gene encoding uncharacterized protein LOC123194685, translating to MMPASTIEQHQEESSSNGVVSGRSGRFANLRGVQWRVNLGILPHSSSSSIDDLRRVTADSRRRYAGLRRSLLVDPHFPKDGSNSPDPVMDNPLSQNPDSTWGRFFRNAELEKMVDKDLSRLYPEHGSYFQTPGCQGILRRILLLWCLRHPEYGYRQGMHELLAPLLYVLHVDVDRLCQVRKEYEDHFTDKFDGLSFHENDLTYNFDFKKFIDSMEDDFGSCGNSAKVKSLDELDPEIQTIVLLSDAYGAEGELGIVLSEKFMEHDAYCMFDALMSGAHGLVSMADFFAPSLAGGPLSSLPPVIEASTALYYLLSIVDSSLHSHLVELGVEPQYFGLRWLRVLFGREFSLEALLIIWDEIFASDSGKLNKSVENDEDSSFKILSSPRGALIAAIAVSMMLYLRSSLLATENATSCLQRLLNFPENVDLGKIIDKAKSLQALVLYTNTSSSHSSSSRTYNLSKSAVARRPRLPSDSVSPSTPLSVVPDSYWEEKWRVLHNEEEKRQGSPGKQHPAKKRGWSERVRLSLSRTESDPSSAKVVNGKQDLKSTVRRSLLTDLSRELGLEGDNEKVHYCEVSTVKEKHSVEVEGQDGAIKDFTGTSDDTCVNGNVGCEENSSIFSDPASSVCGAHDNENDSEKSSVASNSSVYENDGHPQTVSDDPPLPVSHNPDDVCQDSQMGHDSTETSVKGPKERKLLFGKIPWVWKFGRNACGGEESSEKGGGAIETKNSANVEGYQNNAADSSDSEGSFKSSTSSRLDTVDQNVMGTLKNLGHSMLEQIQVIESVFQQDRGQVGPLENLSKNIIVGKGQATAMTALKELRKISNLLSEM from the exons ATGATGCCAGCTTCAACGATTGAGCAACATCAAGAAGAATCATCAAGCAACGGTGTCGTTTCGGGGAGATCTGGTCGTTTTGCAAACCTTAGAGGCGTTCAATGGCGTGTTAATCTTGGGATATTACcccattcttcttcttcttcaattgaTGATCTCCGTAGAGTCACGGCTGATTCTCGAAGAAG ATATGCTGGCTTAAGAAGGAGCCTACTTGTTGATCCACACTTTCCCAAGGATGGAAGTAATAGTCCTGATCCTGTCATGGACAATCCGCTTTCACAAAATCCAg ATAGCACATGGGGTCGCTTCTTTCGAAATGCTGAGCTGGAAAAAATGGTTGACAAGGACCTATCACGATTGTATCCAGAACATGGGAGTTACTTTCAGACACCTGGATGCCAAGGCATTTTAAGACGGATCTTGTTATTGTGGTGCCTTAGACATCCTGAATATGGTTATAGACAAG gAATGCATGAACTTTTGGCTCCTTTATTATATGTTCTTCATGTTGATGTGGATCGTCTTTGTCAAGTGCGAAAGGAGTATGAAGACCACTTCACTGACAAATTTGATGGTTTATCATTTCATGAAAATGATCTTACATATAACTTTGATTTCAAGAAGTTTATAGATTCCATGGAAGATGATTTTGGATCCTGTGGAAACTCAGCGAAAGTTAAGAGCCTTGATGAGCTTGATCCTGAGATACAGACAATTGTATTGCTAAGTGATGCTTATGGGGCTGAAGGTGAACTGGGCATTGTTTTGTCTGAGAAATTTATGGAACATGATGCTTACTGTATGTTTGATGCTTTAATGAGTGGAGCCCATGGTTTGGTTTCTATGGCAGATTTTTTTGCTCCCTCCCTTGCAGGTGGGCCCCTCTCTAGCTTACCTCCTGTCATTGAAGCTTCTACTGCGTTGTACTATTTGTTGTCAATTGTTGATTCATCTTTACACAGCCATCTTGTTGAGCTTGGTGTCGAACCTCAGTATTTTGGATTACGCTGGTTACGGGTCTTATTTGGACGGGAGTTTTCACTTGAAGCCCTATTGATAATATGGGATGAGATATTTGCATCAGACAGTGGTAAATTAAACAAAAGtgttgaaaatgatgaagacTCCAGCTTTAAAATTCTAAGTTCACCGCGGGGGGCATTAATAGCAGCTATTGCAGTTTCCATGATGCTTTATTTGAGATCATCTCTGCTTGCCACTGAAAATGCAACTTCCTGCCTTCAGAGACTGTTGAATTTCCCAGAGAATGTAGACCTAGGCAAAATTATAGACAAAGCAAAATCTTTACAGGCTCTTGTTCTGTATACTAATACTTCATCATCGCATTCTTCATCCTCCAGAACTTATAACTTGAGTAAATCAGCAGTGGCTAGAAGACCCCGCCTTCCATCTGACTCTGTTTCTCCAAGCACTCCTTTAAGTGTTGTACCTGATAGCTACTGGGAAGAGAAGTGGAGAGTTCTGcataatgaagaagaaaaaagacaaGGTAGTCCCGGAAAACAACATCCAGCAAAGAAAAGAGGATGGTCGGAAAGAGTAAGACTGAGCCTCTCTAGAACAGAATCTGACCCGTCTTCTGCCAAGGTTGTTAATGGCAAACAGGACCTGAAGTCAACTGTTAGGCGAAGTTTGCTAACGGATCTGTCACGGGAACTAGGCTTGGAGGGTGATAATGAGAAAGTCCATTATTGTGAAGTTTCAACTGTGAAGGAAAAACACTCTGTTGAAGTTGAGGGACAAGATGGTGCCATTAAGGACTTTACTGGCACATCTGATGACACATGTGTGAATGGAAATGTTGGCTGTGAGGAAAACTCCTCTATATTCTCAGATCCAGCAAGTTCAGTTTGTGGTGCGCATGACAATGAAAATGACTCAGAAAAAAGTAGTGTTGCATCAAATTCATCTGTTTATGAAAATGATGGACATCCCCAAACTGTCTCAGATGATCCACCTCTTCCTGTCTCCCATAATCCTGATGATGTTTGTCAAGATTCTCAAATGGGCCATGACTCTACAGAAACATCAGTGAAAGGTCCCAAAGAGCGGAAGCTCCTTTTTGGTAAAATTCCTTGGGTTTGGAAATTTGGACGGAATGCTTGTGGAGGTGAGGAGTCATCTGAAAAAGGAGGAGGTGCTATTGAGACTAAGAATTCTGCCAATGTTGAAGGTTATCAGAACAATGCAGCAGACTCTTCAGATTCTGAAGGGTCTTTTAAGTCATCCACAAGCAGCAGACTAGATACTGTGGACCAGAATGTGATGGGGACTTTGAAGAATCTTGGGCATTCTATGCTTGAACAAATACAG GTAATCGAGTCAGTCTTCCAGCAAGATCGGGGTCAGGTAGGGCCATTAGAAAacttatctaaaaatattattgttggCAAAGGACAAGCTACAGCCATGACAGCGCTCAAAGAGCTCCGGAAAATCAGCAATCTGTTATCAGAGATGTAA